From the Porphyrobacter sp. CACIAM 03H1 genome, the window GTATGTCGACCTGGCGCGGGTCGCCGCAGATCACCATCCGGCTGTTCTGGCCGAAGCGGGTGAGGAACATCTTCATCTGCTCGCGCGTGGTGTTCTGCGCCTCGTCGAGGATGATGAAGCTGTCGGCGAGCGTGCGTCCGCGCATGAAGGCGATGGGCGCGATTTCGATCTCGCCGTTCGCCAGCCGCCGCTCGACCTGCTCGGGCGGCATGCAGTCGTTGAGGGCATCGTAGAGCGGCCGCAGATAGGGATCGACCTTCTCCTTCATGTCGCCGGGCAGGAAGCCCAGCTTCTCGCCCGCCTCGACCGCCGGGCGCGACAGGATCAGGCGCTGGACGCTCCCGGTGATGAGCTGGCTCACCGCCTGGGCGACCGCGATATAGGTTTTGCCCGTCCCCGCCGGCCCCAGCGCGAAGATGATGTCGTCGCGGGCAAGCGCGCGCATGTATTCGATCTGCGTCGCGGAGCGCGGGACGATGGTCTTCTTGCGCGTGCGGATCATGATCGGCGGCGCGCCCTGATCGCCCGCGATGATGCCCTCGAGCGTCGGTTCGGCGGACATCGCGATCATCGATTCGATCGCGCCGCTATCGAGCGCCTCGCCGCGGGCGAGCCGGTCGTACATGGTCTTCAGGGTCTCGCGGGCGCGGGCGACGTCGTCCTCCGGCCCCTCGATCACCACCTGGTGCCCGCGCGCATGGATGAAAACCCCCAGCCGGTTCTCGACCTGCACCAGATTGGCGTCGAACTGCCCGAACAGCGGGCCCAGCAGGGCCTGGTTCTCGAAGGTCAGATCGACTCGCGCGCGCCGGGGTGCCGGAATGCCGCGCGGATCGGGCGAGAGCGCCGGGTGTCCGGCACGGGAGGGTCGTCGGCCCATAGGTTCCTTTGGCTAAGGACCGGGGACGATCCCCCGGACCTTGAGTCGCGAAGGTAAGTCGCCCGCGCGGCTTGGCAAGCCGTGTGCGGCGAGATGGTGGTGGAAAGTCATCGAAGTGCCATCCGCCTTGCCGGGGGAACGTCTTGCAAAGGTCGCCCGTTCATCGACAGTTCAGCGCCAGAATGTTGATTTTGCGAACGAAAGGATGTGCCGATGAGACTCAGCCTCGCATTCCTCGGCGCCGCAAGCCTGTTCGCCACTGCCCCGCTCCACGCCAGCACAACGACGGAAAGCGGGCCGCCCGAGGCGTCCTCGCTGGCGCTCGTGCGGACCGTGGCCGGCCATCCCGAAGACCGCCGCCCGCTTGCCAAGCTGCGCTCGCCGCTGTGCCTGGTGGTGGCCGCCGAGGATCAGGACTTCGCGCGGGTCGTCGCCAAGCGGATCATCGACAATGCTCGCGCCGCCGGGGTCCGCACCCGCAGCGCAGGGTGCTCGCCCAACGCGCTGGTCAGCTTCACCGACGATGCCCGCGCACAGATGCAGGCTGTCCGCGATGGCGGCCGCAAGCTGTTCCGCCGCATGAGCGAGAAGGAGATCGACGCCGCACTCGCCGGTCGCGATCCGGCCTACGTTTTCCAGGCGGTCGAGATGACCCCCCGCATCGGCGAGGGCGACGCGGAATTCGGGGTTTCTACCAGCGGCGATAACTGGACGAGCGAACGTTCGATCCTGCGCACGCCGGAAGACCTGCTGACGACGATGGTGGTGTTCGAGGAGCGTGCGACCGGCGGCTTCAGCCCGGTCCAGCTCGCCGATTACGCGACCCTGCGCCTGCTCGCGCCGACAGCGGAGGTCGCAGCCGATGCCGCGCTCGCACCGCGCACGATTCTCTCGATGTTCGTCGCCCCTGCCGAGGCCCCGCGCGAATGGACCGCGTCGGACAGGGCCTATCTGCGGGCTCTCTACACCATGCCGCGCACGGCTTTCGCCCACGAGGTGCTGGCCGCTGCGGCGGCAAAGGGCGGGAGGTAGAGGCCGATGCGCCGGGTGCTTGCGCTCTGGGCGATTGCCGCGGTTGTCGCGAGCACCCCCTCCGTCGGTGCCGCTCCGCCTGACACCGCCAAGGCTAAGCGTGTGCCCGAGGGCGAGCCGATCATCGTGCGCCCGCCCTCCACCGAAGCCGAGCGCAAGCGGGAGATGCGCGAATTCACCCGCGAGGTGATCCGCCAGCCGCGGATGAACCAGCCGGTGGCGAAGTTCTTCTATCCCGTCTGCGTCGCGGTGCTCGGCCTTGCGCCC encodes:
- a CDS encoding PhoH family protein, with the protein product MGRRPSRAGHPALSPDPRGIPAPRRARVDLTFENQALLGPLFGQFDANLVQVENRLGVFIHARGHQVVIEGPEDDVARARETLKTMYDRLARGEALDSGAIESMIAMSAEPTLEGIIAGDQGAPPIMIRTRKKTIVPRSATQIEYMRALARDDIIFALGPAGTGKTYIAVAQAVSQLITGSVQRLILSRPAVEAGEKLGFLPGDMKEKVDPYLRPLYDALNDCMPPEQVERRLANGEIEIAPIAFMRGRTLADSFIILDEAQNTTREQMKMFLTRFGQNSRMVICGDPRQVDIPGGPRMSGLNDAVEKLEGIEGFGTIRFTAADVVRHPIVGRIVEAYEGKDESEGA